The following are encoded together in the Proteiniphilum saccharofermentans genome:
- the istB gene encoding IS21-like element helper ATPase IstB yields MKQIENMKQYAGILRLGYLSKNLQPMLHQASIDTPGYADFLENMLIKELEQRQLNDYRRRTKLARLPRAHELDEYDYKASSSIGIRQMTQLRELLWVDQLYNLVLMGPSGTGKTYLAGGLVNDAIKKGYRAYFTTMADLIGVLNRKEIISSAMSTYKRYTKAHLIAIDDIMMFPVQKSEAVALFNLINHLHEQCSIIITTNKSPSQWAETLDDEVLATAILDRLLYRCEVIRFEGNGYRMDNRKTFLEKE; encoded by the coding sequence ATGAAGCAGATAGAAAACATGAAGCAATATGCCGGCATACTTCGTTTGGGATACCTGAGCAAAAACTTGCAGCCGATGCTTCACCAGGCGAGCATAGATACACCGGGATACGCGGACTTCCTGGAGAACATGCTTATAAAAGAGCTAGAGCAGCGACAGCTGAATGATTACCGGCGCAGGACTAAACTGGCCCGTCTGCCACGTGCACACGAGCTTGACGAGTACGATTACAAGGCCTCGAGCAGCATCGGCATAAGGCAGATGACACAGCTCAGGGAGCTGCTCTGGGTCGATCAGCTATACAACCTGGTGCTGATGGGGCCAAGCGGTACGGGCAAAACATACCTGGCCGGGGGACTGGTCAATGATGCCATCAAGAAAGGTTATAGGGCCTATTTTACCACCATGGCTGACCTGATAGGCGTGCTCAACAGGAAAGAAATCATCTCATCGGCAATGAGCACCTACAAGCGATACACCAAGGCACACCTGATTGCCATAGATGACATCATGATGTTCCCGGTGCAAAAGAGTGAAGCGGTGGCTCTGTTCAATCTGATCAATCACCTGCATGAGCAGTGCTCGATCATCATCACCACTAACAAGTCACCCAGCCAGTGGGCGGAGACACTGGATGATGAAGTGTTAGCCACAGCCATCCTGGATCGACTGCTATATCGTTGCGAGGTGATCAGGTTCGAGGGAAACGGTTACCGTATGGACAACCGGAAAACTTTCCTTGAGAAAGAATAA
- a CDS encoding NAD(+) synthase, whose translation MNINDYGFLRVAAASPKLKVADCNYNTEEIKQVIEQAQQEEVQILCFPELSLTGYSCGDLFFQKALQQKALESLCKLVRFLEERPSIITIVGLPLLIQNNLYNVAAVLSGEGILGFVPKTYIPNNNEYYEKRWFTSGDDLTGHTVTIDGDKFDLTIDIATGKIPISSTGMIFQTSFGSFGIEICEDLWMPAPPSSYLAMQGADLIFNLSASNELVGKNRYRKSLVLQQSGRCNAAYIYASAGWGESTTDMVFSGACFIAENGAMLAESERFSPKSELIIADIDIEALRYDRLRNCNYISPIFHEKTTINCYIDFVTSDRMFRRFNPHPFIPPKGESGESLSEVFDIQTHGLAKRLLHTGIKKVTIGISGGLDSTLALLVTVKAFDLLGLPRENIYGITMPGFGTTGRTYDNAVALMKSLGVAIKEISIVDAVTQHLTDIGHDINNHDVTYENSQARERTQILMDYANKINGLVVGTGNMSELALGWATYNGDHMSMYGVNTSVPKTLVSTLVRWVADTRTEEEASRRILYDILDTPFSPELLPAREDGKIAQETEHFVGPYELHDFFLHRMLRYGDAPSRIRFMAGQAFAGEYSTQEIMKWLKLFYKRFFAQQFKRSCMPDGPKVGSVNLSPRSDWRMPSDASVNIWLAELEEWDVSG comes from the coding sequence ATGAACATAAATGACTACGGATTTCTACGTGTGGCAGCTGCGTCACCGAAGCTTAAGGTGGCGGATTGCAATTACAACACCGAAGAAATAAAACAAGTAATAGAACAGGCCCAGCAGGAAGAGGTACAGATACTCTGTTTCCCGGAACTGAGTCTCACAGGATATAGCTGCGGTGATCTCTTCTTTCAGAAAGCACTACAACAAAAAGCGCTGGAATCATTATGCAAACTGGTTCGTTTTTTAGAGGAGAGGCCTTCCATTATCACTATCGTAGGTCTTCCCCTGCTTATTCAAAACAACCTCTACAACGTTGCCGCTGTCTTGTCGGGTGAAGGGATCCTGGGCTTTGTCCCTAAAACCTATATTCCCAATAATAACGAATATTACGAGAAAAGATGGTTCACCTCCGGGGACGATCTTACCGGTCATACTGTGACTATCGACGGTGACAAATTTGATTTAACAATAGACATAGCAACCGGCAAGATACCAATCTCTTCCACAGGCATGATCTTTCAGACCTCTTTCGGGAGCTTTGGCATCGAAATTTGCGAGGACCTGTGGATGCCGGCTCCACCGTCATCCTACCTGGCTATGCAGGGAGCCGATCTGATCTTTAACCTCTCCGCAAGCAATGAACTGGTCGGCAAAAACCGTTACCGGAAGTCCCTTGTACTACAGCAGTCGGGACGATGCAACGCTGCATACATTTACGCTTCGGCAGGTTGGGGTGAATCGACTACCGATATGGTCTTTTCCGGGGCCTGCTTCATTGCCGAAAACGGAGCCATGCTGGCAGAATCGGAACGGTTTTCACCGAAGAGCGAGTTGATCATTGCAGATATCGATATTGAGGCATTGCGTTACGACCGGCTGAGAAATTGCAATTACATATCTCCAATATTTCACGAGAAGACCACAATTAACTGTTATATAGACTTCGTGACTTCAGACAGGATGTTCCGCAGGTTTAATCCCCATCCTTTCATTCCTCCGAAAGGAGAGAGCGGAGAGAGCCTCTCCGAAGTTTTCGATATCCAAACGCACGGGCTGGCAAAACGATTGTTACATACCGGCATAAAAAAAGTCACCATTGGCATTTCAGGAGGATTGGATTCCACACTTGCACTTTTAGTGACCGTCAAGGCTTTCGATCTGTTGGGCCTGCCACGTGAAAACATCTACGGCATCACCATGCCCGGCTTCGGAACTACCGGCAGGACATATGACAATGCTGTTGCACTGATGAAATCATTGGGTGTGGCTATCAAGGAGATATCCATAGTAGACGCCGTGACCCAGCATCTCACAGATATCGGACACGACATCAATAATCACGATGTTACTTATGAAAACAGCCAGGCTCGCGAACGAACCCAGATACTGATGGATTATGCCAACAAGATTAACGGCCTGGTAGTGGGAACAGGAAATATGTCGGAACTGGCACTGGGATGGGCAACTTATAACGGCGACCACATGTCGATGTACGGAGTGAACACAAGCGTCCCCAAAACACTCGTCTCGACACTCGTAAGATGGGTTGCCGATACCCGGACAGAAGAGGAAGCCTCCCGTAGAATCCTGTACGATATTCTGGATACCCCCTTTAGCCCCGAACTGTTACCTGCCCGCGAGGATGGAAAGATTGCGCAGGAAACGGAACACTTCGTGGGTCCTTACGAACTGCACGATTTCTTCCTGCACCGTATGCTCCGCTATGGTGACGCACCGTCACGCATACGTTTTATGGCTGGACAGGCATTTGCCGGAGAATACTCCACCCAGGAAATAATGAAATGGTTGAAACTGTTTTACAAAAGATTCTTCGCCCAACAGTTCAAGCGCTCCTGCATGCCGGACGGCCCTAAAGTAGGATCAGTGAACCTGTCACCCCGCAGTGACTGGCGTATGCCAAGCGATGCTTCAGTGAATATCTGGCTTGCAGAATTGGAAGAATGGGATGTATCAGGGTAA
- a CDS encoding ATP-binding protein: MANSFIIHRINRYDISGKRIFEIGEKYYFENTGIQNVIVGGYRPRDRGKILENLAYNNLIINGYPVKIGALDNQEIDFVCKKNGEKRYLQVALTLNDQATIEREFGNLKKIKDNYPKAVITMDSFISNSEDGIVHLTLREFFNNSF; encoded by the coding sequence TTGGCAAACAGCTTTATCATTCACAGAATAAACAGATACGACATTTCGGGTAAACGTATTTTTGAGATCGGAGAAAAATATTATTTTGAGAATACAGGCATTCAAAATGTAATCGTTGGTGGGTATCGTCCGCGAGACAGAGGAAAAATACTTGAAAATTTAGCATATAACAATTTGATTATCAATGGATATCCAGTAAAAATAGGAGCATTGGATAATCAGGAAATTGATTTTGTCTGCAAGAAAAACGGTGAGAAAAGATATTTACAAGTGGCATTAACATTAAATGACCAGGCAACTATCGAACGTGAATTTGGTAACTTAAAGAAGATAAAGGATAACTATCCTAAAGCTGTAATCACAATGGACTCATTTATTTCGAACAGCGAAGATGGAATTGTTCATTTGACTTTAAGGGAATTTTTTAATAATTCATTTTAA
- a CDS encoding RapZ C-terminal domain-containing protein: MQQLISLFTTYTGKSNPTLEVLPTSGSNRRYFRLKKNDLSLIGVHGESRDENRAFIALSRHFHQQQLNTPEIFAVSEDEMFYIQRDLGDEILFDTIKGGRLTGVFSHEEKVLLHKTIAMLADFQVKGAEGLDFNVCYPLPEFNNRSVYWDLNYFKYNFLKTTGMDFQEDLLENDFEKLAKNLLQDQSDTFMYRDFQSRNVMLVDGNPWFIDFQGGRKGPVYYDVASFLWQAKANFPEELRNELIHTYIESLRKYEPVDESAFLKQLRQFVLFRTLQVLGAYGFRGYFEKKPHFIQSVPFALNNLRDLLEEDFEEYPYLNSILKEMTELKQFADSRKRELEVRIYSFAYKKGIPNDASGNGGGYVFDCRAINNPGKYERYSNVTGLDEPVIQFLEEDGEMPEFLNCIYPLVDRHVKRYMERGFTDLMISFGCTGGQHRSVYAAQKTAEHISRQFGIKVSLVHREQNLEQEFRKR; the protein is encoded by the coding sequence ATGCAACAACTAATATCCCTCTTCACAACATATACCGGCAAATCCAACCCGACACTGGAGGTATTGCCTACCTCAGGGTCAAACAGGAGATATTTCCGCCTGAAAAAAAATGACCTGTCGCTTATCGGTGTACATGGGGAATCGCGCGATGAGAACCGTGCATTTATAGCATTGTCCCGCCATTTTCATCAGCAGCAACTGAATACCCCGGAGATATTTGCCGTTTCGGAGGATGAAATGTTCTATATCCAACGGGATCTGGGAGATGAGATTCTGTTCGATACCATCAAAGGAGGCAGGCTCACGGGTGTTTTCAGCCATGAAGAAAAAGTGCTCTTACACAAAACCATCGCGATGCTTGCCGATTTTCAGGTGAAAGGTGCAGAGGGACTGGATTTCAACGTCTGCTATCCTCTGCCGGAATTCAATAACCGCTCCGTATATTGGGATCTGAACTACTTCAAGTATAATTTCCTGAAAACGACAGGCATGGATTTTCAGGAAGATTTACTGGAAAATGACTTTGAGAAACTGGCAAAAAACCTGTTGCAGGACCAATCAGACACATTCATGTACCGAGATTTCCAATCACGGAATGTAATGCTGGTAGACGGTAATCCCTGGTTTATCGATTTTCAGGGTGGCAGGAAAGGTCCTGTCTACTATGATGTGGCGTCATTCCTCTGGCAGGCAAAAGCCAATTTTCCGGAAGAGCTACGCAATGAACTCATTCATACATATATCGAATCATTAAGGAAATACGAACCGGTAGATGAATCCGCCTTCCTGAAACAACTGCGCCAGTTTGTCCTCTTCCGCACACTGCAGGTACTCGGAGCTTATGGATTCAGGGGTTATTTTGAAAAAAAACCGCATTTTATCCAAAGCGTGCCATTCGCACTCAATAATCTCCGAGACCTACTGGAAGAAGATTTTGAGGAATACCCTTATCTCAATAGCATATTAAAAGAGATGACGGAGTTGAAGCAGTTTGCCGACTCGCGAAAGCGTGAATTGGAAGTGCGCATTTACAGCTTCGCCTACAAGAAAGGAATCCCGAATGATGCTTCCGGCAACGGAGGTGGATATGTGTTTGATTGCCGCGCCATCAATAATCCCGGGAAATATGAACGCTACAGTAACGTGACCGGTTTGGATGAGCCGGTGATCCAGTTCCTCGAAGAGGATGGTGAGATGCCCGAGTTCCTTAACTGCATCTATCCTCTGGTGGACAGGCACGTGAAGCGATATATGGAACGGGGCTTTACCGACCTGATGATTTCGTTCGGTTGTACCGGCGGGCAACACCGCTCGGTCTATGCCGCCCAGAAGACGGCAGAGCATATCTCGAGGCAGTTTGGAATTAAAGTCTCATTGGTGCATCGGGAACAGAATCTGGAGCAGGAGTTCAGGAAGAGATGA
- a CDS encoding transglutaminase-like domain-containing protein, which produces MRKTLSLFIVLSLFGCSSPKHHYSTKEINKEITSGNFTRATELIDSLVSVGQPSKAQQQVLLFTQDSLRRVRLDFNKTKDEIIDWIERNRLFIPSDSLIDSWERSKTLEFRIIDGEKRYFRNAAPNIFRVDASARELTKILAPGSDTPRDSLLISAFNYKAESDTKGKYLLPSKKVKARYTLTVNADAAPDGEVLRVWLPFPRKDIRRQTDVKLLAASQSDYLLSDDKTVHTSVFMEQKAVAGKPTLFWIDFEFTSRGEWFDLSGIEVNPYDTNSTLYQTYTAEQQPHILFSENIRTLTDSITRNARTPIETLQAIYRHITSNYPWASALEYSTISNIPEYVIENRKGDCGQVTLLLITMLRHKGIPARWQSGWMTHPGEVNLHDWAEVYFEGTGWIPVDISFGRGEPVPIRPGREFFMSGIDSYRLYINSDFSGDFYPEKIYPRSETVDFQRGEVESDRWNLYFDQWKYKMELTYR; this is translated from the coding sequence ATGAGAAAGACTTTAAGCTTATTTATCGTGCTGTCCCTGTTCGGTTGTTCTTCTCCAAAACACCACTATTCTACCAAAGAGATTAACAAAGAAATAACATCGGGAAATTTTACAAGGGCAACGGAACTGATTGATTCTCTTGTATCGGTAGGACAACCAAGCAAAGCGCAACAACAGGTTCTTCTTTTTACGCAAGACTCCTTGCGCAGGGTGAGGCTGGATTTCAACAAAACAAAGGATGAAATAATCGATTGGATAGAAAGAAACCGACTGTTCATCCCTTCCGATTCACTGATAGATAGCTGGGAACGATCTAAAACACTCGAATTCAGGATCATCGACGGAGAGAAACGATATTTCAGGAATGCCGCACCCAATATATTCCGGGTAGATGCTTCGGCGAGAGAGCTGACAAAGATCCTCGCGCCCGGATCAGATACACCGCGCGATTCGTTGCTCATCAGCGCGTTCAATTATAAAGCTGAGAGCGACACGAAAGGGAAATACCTCCTCCCCTCCAAGAAAGTCAAAGCGCGCTACACACTTACTGTAAATGCGGATGCAGCGCCCGACGGAGAAGTACTGAGGGTCTGGCTCCCGTTTCCGAGAAAAGATATCCGCCGACAAACAGATGTAAAACTACTTGCAGCCTCACAATCCGACTATCTCTTATCCGACGACAAGACAGTGCATACAAGTGTGTTTATGGAACAAAAGGCTGTAGCAGGAAAACCTACCCTCTTCTGGATCGATTTTGAATTCACTTCCCGGGGAGAATGGTTCGACCTCTCTGGAATAGAGGTGAATCCTTACGATACAAACAGTACATTATACCAAACATATACAGCCGAACAACAACCCCATATCCTGTTTTCGGAAAATATCAGGACTCTGACGGACAGTATAACCCGGAATGCCAGGACCCCGATAGAAACCCTTCAGGCAATTTATCGTCACATTACCTCCAACTACCCCTGGGCAAGTGCACTGGAATATTCCACTATCTCCAACATTCCGGAATATGTAATCGAGAATCGCAAAGGCGATTGCGGACAAGTAACATTACTATTAATCACCATGTTGCGTCACAAAGGTATTCCCGCCCGCTGGCAAAGCGGATGGATGACTCACCCGGGAGAAGTGAACCTGCACGACTGGGCGGAAGTCTATTTTGAAGGTACCGGCTGGATTCCGGTCGATATTTCATTCGGCCGTGGCGAGCCTGTCCCTATCCGGCCGGGACGGGAATTTTTCATGAGTGGCATCGACTCCTACCGCTTGTATATCAATTCGGATTTCTCAGGAGATTTTTATCCCGAAAAAATATATCCCCGAAGCGAAACAGTCGATTTCCAGCGGGGAGAAGTGGAATCTGACCGATGGAACCTTTATTTTGATCAATGGAAATATAAGATGGAGTTAACTTACCGATAA
- the istA gene encoding IS21 family transposase, whose protein sequence is MKTQIHDLRKVRMWYEVKELSSNPGNSDSKIAKKLGVDRRTVSRYKKMSEEEFHEFSMKQRVYELVLSPYYPDVLSLLSIDNGLPAAVIEDRLKEKYADLPKVNSKTVYNFVQHVRRQEKIPVPEKIRQTEALEEFAYGSQAQVDFGTAQMRRLDGSRRRVYFFALVLSRSRYKYVFFQTTPFTGKTAVQAHEQAFKYIEGIPGKLLYDQDSVFLKSENLGDYLLADDFRRYRDERGISVEFCRKADPQSKGRVENVVGYVKNNFLRARTFHDIDRLNEEVLSWLERKANGTKHATTKRLPHDVWLIEKEHLSFFRPSPAIPRDEIPTYTVRKDNTISYKGNFYRVPYGTYNGKGPEVLLKVKDGTLSLSNRQGILLAEHPVSLEKGKVRGDTQV, encoded by the coding sequence ATGAAGACTCAGATACATGACCTTAGAAAGGTACGTATGTGGTACGAAGTTAAAGAACTTTCCAGTAATCCGGGCAATTCGGACAGTAAAATTGCAAAAAAGTTGGGTGTTGATCGCAGAACTGTTTCCAGGTACAAGAAGATGAGTGAAGAAGAGTTTCATGAGTTTTCAATGAAACAACGTGTATACGAACTTGTTCTGTCGCCATATTACCCGGACGTTCTTTCCTTATTGAGTATAGACAATGGTTTGCCGGCGGCAGTGATAGAAGACCGGCTGAAGGAGAAATACGCCGACTTGCCGAAGGTGAACAGCAAGACTGTATACAACTTTGTCCAGCACGTGCGGCGTCAGGAGAAGATCCCTGTACCGGAGAAGATCCGCCAGACGGAAGCCCTGGAAGAGTTTGCATATGGCAGCCAGGCGCAGGTTGACTTCGGTACAGCACAGATGCGACGTTTGGACGGCAGTAGGCGCAGGGTTTATTTTTTTGCCCTTGTCCTGTCACGCAGTCGCTACAAATATGTGTTTTTCCAAACAACTCCCTTCACCGGGAAAACAGCCGTCCAGGCTCACGAGCAGGCCTTCAAGTATATAGAGGGTATCCCCGGGAAGCTTCTCTATGATCAGGACTCGGTGTTTCTGAAAAGTGAGAACCTTGGCGATTATCTCCTGGCTGATGATTTTCGTCGCTACAGGGATGAACGCGGTATCAGCGTTGAGTTCTGCCGCAAGGCCGATCCCCAGAGCAAAGGCCGGGTCGAGAACGTGGTAGGATACGTGAAAAACAACTTTCTTCGCGCGCGTACCTTTCACGATATAGATCGCCTCAACGAGGAAGTCCTGAGCTGGTTGGAGCGCAAGGCGAACGGCACCAAACATGCCACGACGAAGCGCCTGCCCCATGACGTGTGGTTGATTGAAAAGGAGCATCTCTCCTTTTTTCGCCCCTCACCGGCAATCCCCCGGGATGAGATTCCCACCTACACGGTGAGAAAAGATAACACAATCAGTTACAAGGGGAACTTCTACAGGGTCCCATATGGCACCTATAACGGGAAGGGACCGGAGGTATTACTCAAGGTCAAGGATGGCACCCTTTCGCTTTCCAACCGGCAAGGCATCCTTCTGGCCGAGCACCCCGTCAGTCTTGAAAAAGGCAAGGTAAGAGGAGATACACAAGTATAA
- a CDS encoding nucleotidyltransferase family protein: MKAMIFAAGLGTRLKPLTDTMPKALVPVGGKPLLQHAIEKLKAAGFDEIIINVHHFAPQIIGFVEVNHHFDIHIEFSDEQEKLLDTGGGIKKASPFFNDNKPFLVHNVDILSNIDLRKLYEAHTQNNFPDPIRQSGQQSYPLATLVCSERKTSRYLLFNDNNHLKGWINEKTGEIKSPFPYFDPRHYRKLAFAGIQILQPAIFQYMTDLPDRFSIIDFYLSICDKVNVTCYVPENLQLIDVGRTDSLQEAARFLDRLV; this comes from the coding sequence ATGAAAGCAATGATATTTGCCGCAGGACTCGGCACAAGACTCAAACCCCTGACCGACACCATGCCCAAAGCACTGGTACCGGTCGGCGGGAAACCATTGTTACAGCATGCGATCGAGAAACTGAAAGCCGCAGGATTTGATGAGATCATTATCAACGTACACCATTTTGCACCACAGATTATTGGTTTTGTGGAAGTAAATCATCACTTTGATATTCATATCGAGTTTTCCGATGAACAGGAAAAGCTGCTTGATACGGGAGGAGGGATAAAAAAAGCCTCTCCCTTCTTCAACGACAATAAGCCGTTTCTAGTGCATAATGTAGATATTCTCTCCAATATCGATCTACGGAAATTATACGAAGCCCATACACAAAATAACTTTCCGGACCCGATACGACAATCCGGTCAGCAAAGTTACCCCCTCGCCACCCTCGTCTGCAGCGAACGGAAAACCTCCCGCTACCTTCTCTTCAACGACAATAACCACCTGAAAGGATGGATCAATGAAAAAACAGGGGAAATAAAATCACCTTTTCCCTATTTCGATCCCCGGCACTACCGGAAATTGGCCTTTGCAGGGATCCAAATTCTCCAACCGGCCATTTTCCAATATATGACTGATCTTCCCGATCGTTTCTCCATCATCGACTTTTATCTCTCGATCTGCGATAAGGTAAACGTAACCTGCTATGTTCCCGAGAACCTGCAACTGATCGATGTAGGAAGAACCGACTCCCTTCAAGAGGCTGCTCGATTTCTAGACAGGCTCGTCTGA
- a CDS encoding HAD family hydrolase, producing MIEILTQYLQKNHFSHFDLKAVIFDMDGVLYNSMPAHAESWQQTMEEFGYTSTEPLEFYYHEGRVGSSTINIITEREFGRKATKEEIIKIYARKSVLFAQYNHSEIIPDIKEIIKFVQANGLKPVLVTGSGQPSLLDRLDTHFPGVFTPQTMVTAFDVEHGKPDPEPYLMGLQKGGDLKPNQAIAIENAPLGIESAVGAGIFTIAVNTGPLPDSVLTDAGASVVFDSMETLLEKIQEILRLTHAISV from the coding sequence ATGATCGAAATTCTTACACAATATCTCCAAAAAAATCATTTTTCTCATTTTGACCTCAAAGCAGTCATTTTCGACATGGATGGTGTATTATATAACTCCATGCCTGCACACGCAGAATCATGGCAACAAACGATGGAGGAATTTGGATATACCTCAACGGAACCATTGGAATTTTATTATCACGAAGGAAGAGTAGGTTCCTCTACCATCAATATTATCACTGAACGGGAATTCGGACGTAAAGCTACCAAAGAAGAAATAATAAAGATTTACGCAAGAAAATCAGTACTTTTCGCTCAATATAATCATAGTGAAATTATCCCTGATATAAAAGAAATTATTAAGTTTGTACAGGCGAACGGGCTAAAACCCGTGCTGGTCACCGGATCAGGTCAACCCTCACTGCTGGACCGGCTCGATACACACTTCCCGGGAGTATTCACGCCCCAAACCATGGTGACTGCTTTCGATGTGGAACATGGGAAACCCGACCCTGAACCCTATCTGATGGGGCTGCAGAAAGGTGGCGATCTGAAACCCAACCAGGCTATTGCGATAGAAAATGCACCGCTGGGCATCGAATCGGCTGTCGGAGCTGGCATCTTTACCATCGCCGTGAATACGGGTCCCCTCCCCGACTCCGTACTGACCGACGCAGGTGCTTCGGTAGTTTTCGACTCAATGGAAACATTACTTGAGAAAATACAGGAAATACTGCGGCTGACACATGCAATCAGTGTTTAA
- a CDS encoding M20 metallopeptidase family protein, translating to MDGRRVCEGIYCQRQMTLKDEIKAIASGIREDILAKRRYLHQHPELSFKEFNTSAFIKKSLDEWGIPWIPVADTGIIATLGGNHKTANTIALRADMDALPIHENTGLAFKSVNPGVMHACGHDLHIASLLGAAHILKRLGKEINGTVKLIFQPAEEILPGGAIKILQEGVLQNPKVNAILGQHTMPSIESGKVGIRKGMFMASMDEIRIKVKGKGGHGAEPHNNNDPVVAAATMIVTLQQIVSRYNNPKTPTVLSFGKIEANGSTNIIPDTVYIEGTFRTMDEHWRDEAHEKITRATKSIAHGLGCECDIDIQKGYPSLYNCEVLTDKIHSYMREYMGDESIIETDIWMASEDFAYYAQNFSSCFYLLGTGYPNRINSSLHTPAMEINEECIETGMGLMSYLAVKKLED from the coding sequence ATGGACGGACGACGAGTATGTGAAGGAATTTATTGCCAACGACAGATGACACTAAAAGATGAAATAAAAGCAATCGCTTCCGGGATCAGGGAGGACATCCTTGCCAAAAGAAGATATCTGCATCAACATCCGGAACTTTCTTTCAAGGAATTTAATACATCAGCATTTATAAAAAAATCGCTTGATGAATGGGGAATCCCCTGGATACCAGTTGCCGACACAGGAATAATAGCCACACTGGGGGGTAATCATAAAACGGCCAATACGATAGCCCTCCGTGCCGATATGGATGCCCTCCCCATCCACGAAAATACGGGCCTCGCTTTCAAGTCGGTCAACCCGGGAGTGATGCACGCCTGCGGACATGATCTACATATTGCTTCTTTATTGGGTGCGGCACACATACTCAAAAGACTGGGGAAGGAAATCAATGGGACTGTGAAACTTATTTTCCAACCGGCGGAGGAGATATTACCGGGGGGAGCCATTAAAATTTTACAGGAAGGGGTTCTACAGAATCCCAAAGTCAATGCTATTCTCGGACAACATACAATGCCTTCCATAGAAAGCGGGAAAGTAGGAATTCGAAAAGGCATGTTCATGGCCTCCATGGATGAGATCAGGATAAAAGTGAAAGGAAAAGGAGGCCATGGCGCCGAACCTCATAACAATAATGACCCGGTTGTCGCCGCAGCAACAATGATTGTCACGTTACAGCAGATTGTCAGCAGGTATAATAACCCGAAAACTCCAACGGTCTTATCGTTTGGGAAAATAGAGGCGAACGGTTCAACCAACATAATACCCGATACCGTTTACATAGAAGGAACTTTTCGCACTATGGATGAGCACTGGCGTGACGAAGCGCATGAAAAAATTACAAGGGCTACAAAATCCATTGCCCATGGATTAGGCTGTGAATGCGATATCGACATCCAAAAGGGTTATCCATCCCTTTATAACTGTGAGGTACTCACAGATAAAATCCATTCCTATATGAGGGAATACATGGGTGATGAGAGTATAATTGAAACTGACATCTGGATGGCTTCAGAAGATTTTGCCTATTATGCCCAGAATTTCAGTTCCTGTTTCTATCTTCTGGGAACAGGTTACCCCAACAGGATAAATTCATCATTACACACCCCTGCCATGGAAATCAATGAAGAGTGCATCGAAACAGGTATGGGGCTGATGAGCTATTTAGCTGTGAAAAAACTAGAAGATTAA